A genomic region of Scyliorhinus canicula chromosome 4, sScyCan1.1, whole genome shotgun sequence contains the following coding sequences:
- the sele gene encoding E-selectin isoform X2 — protein sequence MTNKVKQQSPLVQKGGSRLWFFTIIVLELMLLGRIHGWTYKYVNEDMPWENARRFCQQHYTDLVAIQNAREIEYLNNVIPQAKYYYWIGIRKTNGTWTWVGTNKPLTKEAENWAQNEPNNQGTDGNEDCVEMYIKRSTDTGKWNDNNCNKKKRPLCYIASCTPTSCSGHGECVENIGNYTCECNDGFYGRECEHAEQCATLNVPDQATMNCTHPHGNFSFDSTCEFQCAAGFTLQGSQDLRCNATGMWTAETPSCEVVRCGDLVVPQGFKNCSHPIEDFSYNSTCDFSCAEGFELRGSDRLECGSSGEWSASIPNCEAVKCEGLVIPRQGKMDCSHPIGTFSYNSTCDFSCAEGFELRGSDRLECGTSGEWSAPIPTCKAVKCESLVIPRQGKMDCSHPIGTFSYNSTCDFSCAEGFELRGSDRLECGTSGEWSASIPNCEAVKCESLVIPRQGKMDCSHPIGTFSYNSTCDFSCAEGFELRGSDRLECGTSGEWSASIPNCEAVQCEKLENQDQVIVTCSKPIAPFSYNSTCNFNCPGGFVLSGSRSIKCEATGQWTTLMPTCKAVKCDVPNIPRNGNMNCSHPIGNFSYLSTCDFGCGEDFLLIGSMSLRCEESATWSAPIPACEYSAARPLSESYSPVLTATAVASGISAISLIAWIVRQIRKKTQGKKFSLLSNENQDKTSETYKMNDECSDNMC from the exons ATGACAAACAAGGTAAAGCAACAATCTCCATTGGTTCAGAAGGGTGGAAGTCGATTGTGGTTCTTCACCATCATTGTTCTTG AACTAATGCTTCTGGGAAGAATCCATGGCTGGACCTATAAATATGTTAACGAAGATATGCCCTGGGAAAATGCAAGACGTTTCTGTCAACAACATTACACAGATCTAGTTGCAATCCAAAATGCTAGAGAAATTGAGTATTTGAACAATGTCATACCTCAGGCAAAGTATTACTACTGGATTGGAATAAGGAAAACAAATGGCACTTGGACCTGGGTTGGTACTAATAAACCTCTCACCAAAGAAGCAGAGAACTGGGCTCAAAATGAACCGAATAATCAGGGAACAGATGGGAATGAAGACTGTGTAGAAATGTACATAAAAAGGTCCACCGATACAGGGAAGTGGAACGATAACAACTGTAATAAGAAGAAACGACCTTTGTGTTACATAG CTTCATGCACTCCCACTTCATGTAGTGGTCATGGCGAATGTGTTGAGAATATTGGAAACTACACATGTGAATGCAATGATGGATTCTATGGGCGAGAGTGTGAACATG CTGAACAGTGTGCCACTCTCAATGTTCCTGACCAAGCGACTATGAATTGCACCCATCCTCATGGAAACTTCAGCTTTGACTCCACGTGTGAATTCCAATGTGCAGCAGGATTTACACTGCAGGGCTCACAGGATCTCCGATGCAATGCAACAGGAATGTGGACAGCAGAGACACCCAGCTGTGAAG TTGTAAGATGTGGAGATCTGGTGGTTCCTCAAGGATTCAAGAACTGTTCTCATCCCATCGAAGATTTCAGTTACAACTCAACATGTGACTTCAGCTGTGCTGAAGGGTTTGAGCTCCGAGGATCAGACAGACTGGAGTGTGGGTCATCTGGAGAATGGTCAGCGTCTATCCCCAACTGTGAAG CTGTGAAATGTGAAGGTCTGGTGATTCCGAGACAAGGGAAAATGGACTGTTCTCATCCTATTGGAACGTTCAGTTACAACTCAACATGTGACTTCAGCTGTGCTGAAGGGTTTGAGCTCCGAGGATCAGACAGACTGGAGTGTGGGACATCTGGGGAATGGTCAGCGCCCATTCCCACATGTAAAG CTGTGAAATGTGAAAGTCTGGTGATTCCGAGACAAGGGAAAATGGACTGTTCTCATCCTATTGGAACGTTCAGTTACAACTCAACATGTGACTTCAGCTGTGCTGAAGGGTTTGAGCTCCGAGGATCAGACAGACTGGAGTGTGGGACATCTGGAGAATGGTCAGCGTCTATCCCCAACTGTGAAG CTGTGAAATGTGAAAGTCTGGTGATTCCGAGACAAGGGAAAATGGACTGTTCTCATCCTATTGGAACGTTCAGTTACAACTCAACATGTGACTTCAGCTGTGCTGAAGGGTTTGAGCTCCGAGGATCAGACAGACTGGAGTGTGGGACATCTGGAGAATGGTCAGCGTCTATCCCCAACTGTGAAG CTGTACAATGTGAAAAATTGGAGAATCAAGATCAGGTTATTGTAACCTGCTCAAAACCAATTGCCCCATTCAGTTACAACTCAACTTGCAACTTTAACTGCCCGGGGGGATTTGTATTGAGTGGATCAAGAAGTATCAAGTGTGAAGCTACAGGTCAATGGACAACACTGATGCCCACCTGCAAAG CTGTGAAATGTGATGTTCCAAACATTCCTAGAAACGGGAACATGAACTGTTCCCATCCGATTGGAAACTTCAGTTACCTTTCAACTTGTGACTTTGGCTGTGGGGAAGATTTCTTATTGATTGGCTCCATGAGTCTGCGGTGTGAGGAATCTGCAACATGGTCTGCACCAATACCTGCCTGTGAAT ACTCTGCTGCACGTCCATTGTCTGAAAGTTATTCACCTGTATTAACAGCAACAGCTGTTGCATCTGGTATCTCCGCTATATCACTGATAGCTTGGATAGTGAGACAGATCAGAAAGAAAA CACAAGGAAAAAAGTTTTCACTTTTAAG CAATGAAAATCAAGATAAAACATCAGAAACGTACAAGATGAATGATGAATGTAGTGACAACATGTGTTGA
- the sele gene encoding E-selectin isoform X1, protein MTNKVKQQSPLVQKGGSRLWFFTIIVLELMLLGRIHGWTYKYVNEDMPWENARRFCQQHYTDLVAIQNAREIEYLNNVIPQAKYYYWIGIRKTNGTWTWVGTNKPLTKEAENWAQNEPNNQGTDGNEDCVEMYIKRSTDTGKWNDNNCNKKKRPLCYIASCTPTSCSGHGECVENIGNYTCECNDGFYGRECEHAEQCATLNVPDQATMNCTHPHGNFSFDSTCEFQCAAGFTLQGSQDLRCNATGMWTAETPSCEVVRCGDLVVPQGFKNCSHPIEDFSYNSTCDFSCAEGFELRGSDRLECGSSGEWSASIPNCEAVKCEGLVIPRQGKMDCSHPIGTFSYNSTCDFSCAEGFELRGSDRLECGTSGEWSAPIPTCKAVKCESLVIPRQGKMDCSHPIGTFSYNSTCDFSCAEGFELRGSDRLECGTSGEWSASIPNCEALKCETLEISNPGFKNCSHPIGTFSYNSTCDFSCAEGFELRGSDRLECGTSGEWSAPIPTCKAVKCESLVIPRQGKMDCSHPIGTFSYNSTCDFSCAEGFELRGSDRLECGTSGEWSASIPNCEAVQCEKLENQDQVIVTCSKPIAPFSYNSTCNFNCPGGFVLSGSRSIKCEATGQWTTLMPTCKAVKCDVPNIPRNGNMNCSHPIGNFSYLSTCDFGCGEDFLLIGSMSLRCEESATWSAPIPACEYSAARPLSESYSPVLTATAVASGISAISLIAWIVRQIRKKTQGKKFSLLSNENQDKTSETYKMNDECSDNMC, encoded by the exons ATGACAAACAAGGTAAAGCAACAATCTCCATTGGTTCAGAAGGGTGGAAGTCGATTGTGGTTCTTCACCATCATTGTTCTTG AACTAATGCTTCTGGGAAGAATCCATGGCTGGACCTATAAATATGTTAACGAAGATATGCCCTGGGAAAATGCAAGACGTTTCTGTCAACAACATTACACAGATCTAGTTGCAATCCAAAATGCTAGAGAAATTGAGTATTTGAACAATGTCATACCTCAGGCAAAGTATTACTACTGGATTGGAATAAGGAAAACAAATGGCACTTGGACCTGGGTTGGTACTAATAAACCTCTCACCAAAGAAGCAGAGAACTGGGCTCAAAATGAACCGAATAATCAGGGAACAGATGGGAATGAAGACTGTGTAGAAATGTACATAAAAAGGTCCACCGATACAGGGAAGTGGAACGATAACAACTGTAATAAGAAGAAACGACCTTTGTGTTACATAG CTTCATGCACTCCCACTTCATGTAGTGGTCATGGCGAATGTGTTGAGAATATTGGAAACTACACATGTGAATGCAATGATGGATTCTATGGGCGAGAGTGTGAACATG CTGAACAGTGTGCCACTCTCAATGTTCCTGACCAAGCGACTATGAATTGCACCCATCCTCATGGAAACTTCAGCTTTGACTCCACGTGTGAATTCCAATGTGCAGCAGGATTTACACTGCAGGGCTCACAGGATCTCCGATGCAATGCAACAGGAATGTGGACAGCAGAGACACCCAGCTGTGAAG TTGTAAGATGTGGAGATCTGGTGGTTCCTCAAGGATTCAAGAACTGTTCTCATCCCATCGAAGATTTCAGTTACAACTCAACATGTGACTTCAGCTGTGCTGAAGGGTTTGAGCTCCGAGGATCAGACAGACTGGAGTGTGGGTCATCTGGAGAATGGTCAGCGTCTATCCCCAACTGTGAAG CTGTGAAATGTGAAGGTCTGGTGATTCCGAGACAAGGGAAAATGGACTGTTCTCATCCTATTGGAACGTTCAGTTACAACTCAACATGTGACTTCAGCTGTGCTGAAGGGTTTGAGCTCCGAGGATCAGACAGACTGGAGTGTGGGACATCTGGGGAATGGTCAGCGCCCATTCCCACATGTAAAG CTGTGAAATGTGAAAGTCTGGTGATTCCGAGACAAGGGAAAATGGACTGTTCTCATCCTATTGGAACGTTCAGTTACAACTCAACATGTGACTTCAGCTGTGCTGAAGGGTTTGAGCTCCGAGGATCAGACAGACTGGAGTGTGGGACATCTGGAGAATGGTCAGCGTCTATCCCCAACTGTGAAG CTTTAAAATGTGAAACACTCGAAATTTCCAACCCGGGATTCAAGAACTGTTCTCATCCTATTGGAACGTTCAGTTACAACTCAACATGTGACTTCAGCTGTGCTGAAGGGTTTGAGCTCCGAGGATCAGACAGACTGGAGTGTGGGACATCTGGGGAATGGTCAGCGCCCATTCCCACATGTAAAG CTGTGAAATGTGAAAGTCTGGTGATTCCGAGACAAGGGAAAATGGACTGTTCTCATCCTATTGGAACGTTCAGTTACAACTCAACATGTGACTTCAGCTGTGCTGAAGGGTTTGAGCTCCGAGGATCAGACAGACTGGAGTGTGGGACATCTGGAGAATGGTCAGCGTCTATCCCCAACTGTGAAG CTGTACAATGTGAAAAATTGGAGAATCAAGATCAGGTTATTGTAACCTGCTCAAAACCAATTGCCCCATTCAGTTACAACTCAACTTGCAACTTTAACTGCCCGGGGGGATTTGTATTGAGTGGATCAAGAAGTATCAAGTGTGAAGCTACAGGTCAATGGACAACACTGATGCCCACCTGCAAAG CTGTGAAATGTGATGTTCCAAACATTCCTAGAAACGGGAACATGAACTGTTCCCATCCGATTGGAAACTTCAGTTACCTTTCAACTTGTGACTTTGGCTGTGGGGAAGATTTCTTATTGATTGGCTCCATGAGTCTGCGGTGTGAGGAATCTGCAACATGGTCTGCACCAATACCTGCCTGTGAAT ACTCTGCTGCACGTCCATTGTCTGAAAGTTATTCACCTGTATTAACAGCAACAGCTGTTGCATCTGGTATCTCCGCTATATCACTGATAGCTTGGATAGTGAGACAGATCAGAAAGAAAA CACAAGGAAAAAAGTTTTCACTTTTAAG CAATGAAAATCAAGATAAAACATCAGAAACGTACAAGATGAATGATGAATGTAGTGACAACATGTGTTGA